ggagcgcctggtggattcgagctgccaatcttccggttggcagccgtagcacttaaccactacgccaccagggtttccagggactgcTTATAGTGCCaaggctaagagctacagctgtatCATAAGTCTCCCTGAGACGtgtgcccatttcacagattgGGAAGATAAAGGTAGCAGAGTGGCCCACATCATAGAAGGGGTGGAGGAGGAGTGGGGCGTGGCTGCATGGGGGCTGACGGGCTGTCTCTGCTCCTCGCAGGCTCATGGATGCCTTTAGCACCAAGAGCCTGGTCCTGCAGGCCCAGAAGAAGCTGGTGAGCAAGATGGCATCCAAGGCGGTGGTGGCCGTACTCATCGATGACACCAGCAGCGAGGTGCTGGACGAGCTTTACCGCGCCACTAAGGAGTTCACACGGAGCCGCAAGGAGGCCCAGAAAGTGGTCAAGAACCTGGTCAAGGTGGTGCTGAAGCTGGGCGTCCTGCTCCGCGGGGGCCAGCTGGGCAGCGAGGAGCTGGCGCTGCTGCAGCGTCTGCGCCGGCGGGCGCGCAGCCTGGCCATGACGGCCGTCAGCTTCCACCAGGTGGACTTCACCTTTGACCGGCGCGTGCTGGCCGCCGCGCTCCTGGAGTGCCGGGACCTGCTGCACCAGGCCGTGGGCCCCCACCTGACCGCCAAGTCCCACGGCCGCATCAATCACGTCTTCAGCCACTTTGCCGACTGCGACTTCCTGGCGGCGCTCTACGGCCCGGCCGAGCCTTACCGCTCCCACCTGGGCCGCATCTGCGAGGGTCTCGGCAAGATGCTGGATGAGGGCAGCATCTGAGCCCTGAGGCCGC
This DNA window, taken from Elephas maximus indicus isolate mEleMax1 chromosome 3, mEleMax1 primary haplotype, whole genome shotgun sequence, encodes the following:
- the TNFAIP8L1 gene encoding tumor necrosis factor alpha-induced protein 8-like protein 1 isoform X1 translates to MAGFLELHCQAFLLRCLWVDRNLQPFDERPSTFTVCTTKGGGLGPWLMDAFSTKSLVLQAQKKLVSKMASKAVVAVLIDDTSSEVLDELYRATKEFTRSRKEAQKVVKNLVKVVLKLGVLLRGGQLGSEELALLQRLRRRARSLAMTAVSFHQVDFTFDRRVLAAALLECRDLLHQAVGPHLTAKSHGRINHVFSHFADCDFLAALYGPAEPYRSHLGRICEGLGKMLDEGSI
- the TNFAIP8L1 gene encoding tumor necrosis factor alpha-induced protein 8-like protein 1 isoform X2 gives rise to the protein MDAFSTKSLVLQAQKKLVSKMASKAVVAVLIDDTSSEVLDELYRATKEFTRSRKEAQKVVKNLVKVVLKLGVLLRGGQLGSEELALLQRLRRRARSLAMTAVSFHQVDFTFDRRVLAAALLECRDLLHQAVGPHLTAKSHGRINHVFSHFADCDFLAALYGPAEPYRSHLGRICEGLGKMLDEGSI